From one Triticum urartu cultivar G1812 chromosome 3, Tu2.1, whole genome shotgun sequence genomic stretch:
- the LOC125546178 gene encoding probable splicing factor 3A subunit 1, whose protein sequence is MGSPTVAPAPLLAAAPDGGEADANGDHERQQQLQIVPSSAVPAPSKPPEPAPTVATHTRTIGIIHPPPDIRVIIEKTATFVAKNGPEFERRIVAHNQGNAKFNFLQPSDPYHAYYQHRVSEIADAPPAPEAAATDPDALPSDDSAADGKPADDHSAPFRVGPPAKVLVPPKAELYTVRLPEGITTEEVDIVKLTAQFVARNGKAFLASLASRESTNPQFNFLRPTHSMFPFFTALADIYSRVMRPDEGVAALMRELKEGTKDLTTVLERCLNRLEWDRSQEQAKQQAEDEVEMERMQMSMIDWHDFVVVETIEFDDDEFEGLPVPPTLEELKRRKRMETLGEEEPMELAEPAKDVEMEMDEEEMQLVEEGMKAARLDENDGGAQVKVASNDDEPPMRIVKNYKRPEERIPAERDPTKVVVSPITGELIPISEMEEHMRISLIDPKYKEQKERMLAKIKETTLAPDDEISRNIIGLARTRPDIFGTTEEEVSNAVKAEIEKKKDEQPKQVIWDGHSGSIGWTATQAMSVGGEEQGDASNAPGPAPLPRPGMPLPRPPQPLSLVNVPRFTPNPMPYHVQPPHHMQGVPPHMMSNMHQPLPPGQQHMIRMSGPMGHMPSNIPPPPPGHNTQFMPGPPRFAMPPPPHMQNMPTMVNPIGIPQPPPPLPPQPPAEEQPPLPEEPEPKRQRTDDASLIPAEQFLAQHPGPARISVSVPNLDEGNLRGQVLEISVQSLSDTVGSLKEQIAGELQLPANKQKLSVRTSFLKDNLSLAYYNVGPGVVINLALRERGGRKK, encoded by the exons atgggATCCCCAACGGTGGCCCCCGCgcccctcctcgccgccgccccggacggcggcgaggcggacGCCAACGGCGACCACGAGCGGCAGCAGCAGCTCCAGATCGTCCCCTCCTCCGCCGTCCCCGCCCCCTCCAAGCCGCCCGAGCCGGCGCCGACGGTGGCCACCCACACGCGCACCATCGGCATCATCCACCCGCCGCCCGACATCCGCGTCATCATCGAGAAGACGGCCACCTTCGTCGCCAAGAACGGGCCCGAGTTCGAGCGCCGCATCGTCGCCCACAACCAGGGCAACGCCAAGTTCAACTTCCTCCAGCCCTCCGACCCCTACCACGCCTACTACCAGCACCGCGTCTCCGAGATCGCCGACGCGCCGCCCGCCCCCGAAGCCGCCGCCACCGACCCCGACGCTCTCCCCTCGGACGACTCCGCCGCCGACGGCAAGCCCGCCGACGACCACTCCGCGCCCTTCCGCGTCGGCCCGCCCGCCAAGGTGCTGGTGCCGCCCAAGGCCGAGCTCTACACCGTGCGCCTCCCCGAGGGCATCACCACCGAGGAGGTGGACATCGTCAAGCTGACGGCGCAGTTCGTCGCCCGCAACGGCAAGGCCTTCCTGGCCAGCCTCGCGTCCCGGGAGAGCACCAACCCGCAGTTCAACTTCCTCCGCCCCACCCACAGCATGTTCCCCTTCTTCACCGCGCTCGCCGACATCTACTCGAGGGTCATGAGGCCTGACGAGGGCGTGGCCGCCCTCATGAGGGAGCTCAAGGAGGGGACCAAGGACCTCACCACGGTGCTGGAGCGCTGCCTCAACCGGCTCGAGTGGGACCGGTCGCAGGAGCAGGCCAAGCAGCAGGCGGAGGATGAGGTTGAGATGGAGAGGATGCAGATGTCCATGATTGATTGGCATGATTTTGTCGTTGTCGAGACTATTGAGTTTGATGATGATGAGTTTGAGGGCCTCCCTGTGCCGCCTACGCTGGAAGAGCTGAAGCGCCGCAAGAggatggagaccttgggagaggaGGAGCCCATGGAATTGGCTGAACCAGCCAAGGATGTTGAGATGGAGATGGATGAGGAGGAGATGCAGCTTGTCGAGGAAGGAATGAAGGCAGCAAGGCTTGATGAGAATGATGGAGGAGCACAAGTTAAGGTGGCCAGTAATGATGATGAGCCGCCTATGAGAATTGTCAAAAACTACAAGAGGCCTGAGGAGAGGATCCCTGCGGAGAGGGACCCGACCAAGGTTGTTGTCTCACCAATAACCGGGGAGCTCATTCCGATCAGCGAGATGGAGGAACACATGCGCATCTCGCTCATTGACCCCAAGTACAAGGAACAGAAAGAAAGAATGCTGGCCAAGATTAAGGAAACCACTCTTGCTCCTGATGATGAGATCTCTCGTAACATTATTGGTCTTGCACGTACGAGGCCAGATATTTTTGGAACCACCGAGGAAGAGGTTTCTAATGCCGTCAAGGCAGAAATTGAAAAGAAAAAGGATGAGCAGCCAAAGCAGGTTATTTGGGATGGTCATTCTGGGAGCATCGGTTGGACAGCCACTCAGGCAATGTctgtcggtggagaagaacagggtGATGCCTCGAATGCTCCAGGTCCAGCTCCACTTCCCCGGCCTGGCATGCCGTTGCCCCGGCCTCCCCAACCACTTTCCTTGGTCAATGTTCCCCGATTTACACCCAATCCAATGCCTTATCATGTCCAACCCCCTCATCATATGCAAGGAGTTCCACCACATATGATGTCCAACATGCACCAACCTCTGCCACCAGGTCAACAACACATGATTAGGATGTCAGGTCCCATGGGTCATATGCCAAGTAATATCCCTCCGCCGCCTCCAGGCCATAATACTCAGTTCATGCCTGGTCCACCACGGTTTGCTATGCCCCCTCCCCCGCACATGCAGAACATGCCAACCATGGTCAACCCCATCGGAATCCCCCAGCCTCCACCACCTTTGCCTCCACAACCACCTGCCGAGGAGCAGCCACCTCTACCTGAGGAACCAGAACCTAAGAGGCAGAGAACAGATGATGCTTCTCTGATCCCAGCTGAGCAGTTCCTCGCTCAGCATCCG GGCCCTGCTCGCATCTCAGTTTCTGTGCCCAACCTTGATGAAGGAAACTTGCGAGGCCAAGTTTTGGAAATCTCTGTCCAATCACTCTCAGACACAGTCGGCAGTCTGAAGGAGCAAATTGCTGGAGAGCTGCAGCTTCCTGCTAATAAGCAGAAGCTGAGTGTGAGGACTAGTTTCCTCAAGGACAATCTTTCTCTTGCTTATTACAATGTGGGCCCTGGGGTGGTCATCAATCTAGCTCTGAGGGAGCGTGGTGGGAGAAAGAAATGA